In one Gemmatimonas aurantiaca genomic region, the following are encoded:
- a CDS encoding PEP-CTERM sorting domain-containing protein: MMRKMFAVALASAALAMPALGQTQTLINEDFSGWPVALNVTSAPSGSPWTVYGNVDVIANGTHSITCASNNCLDLDGSAQTAGSLESQLFQFYAGDVLRFQFDVSGSQRTASGLDTFFAYLYSTGSLSISSLESQSDGAVDYSPSETFGGGFALAPELNGGLLASTYPWTTWYVQFTLEHDAEIGVGFLTTSADNVGPMIDNVLLTRTAATTVPEPSTYMLMAAGLAAMAAVARRRRNA; the protein is encoded by the coding sequence ATGATGCGCAAGATGTTCGCGGTGGCTCTCGCGTCGGCGGCGCTGGCAATGCCGGCGCTGGGACAGACTCAGACGTTGATCAACGAAGATTTCAGCGGCTGGCCCGTGGCACTCAATGTCACGTCCGCTCCGTCCGGATCGCCGTGGACCGTGTACGGCAATGTGGATGTCATAGCCAACGGGACCCACAGTATCACCTGTGCTTCGAACAACTGCCTCGACCTCGACGGCAGCGCCCAGACCGCCGGCAGTCTCGAGAGCCAGCTCTTCCAGTTCTACGCCGGTGATGTGCTGCGCTTCCAGTTCGACGTCAGCGGCAGCCAGCGCACAGCCAGTGGTCTGGATACGTTCTTCGCCTATCTGTACTCCACCGGATCGCTTTCCATTTCGTCGCTGGAGTCGCAGTCCGATGGGGCGGTGGACTACTCCCCCAGTGAGACCTTCGGCGGGGGATTTGCCCTGGCGCCCGAACTGAATGGTGGGCTCCTGGCGTCGACGTATCCGTGGACGACCTGGTATGTGCAGTTCACGCTCGAACACGACGCCGAGATCGGCGTGGGCTTCCTCACGACGAGTGCGGACAATGTCGGTCCGATGATCGACAACGTGCTGCTCACGCGCACGGCGGCGACGACAGTGCCCGAGCCGAGCACTTATATGCTCATGGCAGCCGGCCTCGCGGCGATGGCAGCGGTGGCACGGCGTCGTCGAAACGCCTGA
- a CDS encoding PEP-CTERM sorting domain-containing protein → MSGTMVRRTCAALLSSVLFAVPAAAQTVLLQDDFDGLVEGVPYTTEFVNWNVVGRGVDVVATGYAGLISCYGGTGLCVDLDGNAGSGPETGPRGLESKLMYSFAAGDIARFEFAVSGNQRGTAFPNSLLDDLIVGFRFSNAVTLADVALELVDFGISDPQPGGSYDSSNPFALTLEDIPYIAPWSTLALRFRVLGATDIGVFLTTPSADDIGPLIDNVSFTRTSTTVPEPGTYVLMAAGLVALAVVGRRGRKA, encoded by the coding sequence ATGAGTGGAACCATGGTGCGTCGCACGTGTGCAGCTCTACTGAGCTCGGTCCTGTTCGCCGTGCCCGCGGCAGCTCAGACCGTCCTGTTGCAGGACGATTTTGATGGTCTGGTGGAGGGCGTTCCCTACACGACGGAATTCGTCAACTGGAATGTGGTGGGCCGAGGCGTGGATGTCGTGGCGACGGGTTATGCCGGTCTGATCAGTTGCTACGGTGGCACGGGTCTCTGTGTCGATCTCGATGGCAATGCGGGAAGCGGTCCGGAGACCGGTCCCCGTGGTCTCGAGAGCAAGCTGATGTACTCGTTCGCCGCCGGCGATATCGCGCGCTTTGAATTCGCGGTCAGTGGCAATCAGCGTGGTACCGCATTTCCCAACTCCCTGCTCGACGATCTGATCGTGGGATTCCGGTTCTCCAATGCCGTGACGCTCGCCGATGTCGCGTTGGAGCTGGTCGATTTCGGCATTTCGGATCCACAGCCGGGCGGTAGTTACGACTCGTCCAATCCGTTCGCACTGACGCTGGAGGATATTCCGTATATCGCTCCCTGGAGCACTCTGGCGCTCCGTTTCCGGGTCCTCGGTGCGACCGATATCGGCGTGTTTCTCACGACGCCGAGTGCCGATGATATCGGACCGCTCATCGACAACGTGTCATTCACGCGTACGTCCACCACGGTGCCGGAGCCCGGAACCTATGTGCTGATGGCCGCGGGGCTGGTCGCGTTGGCCGTGGTGGGACGCAGGGGCAGGAAGGCCTGA